From Butyricimonas paravirosa, one genomic window encodes:
- a CDS encoding TlpA disulfide reductase family protein translates to MKSFLILLVISVLFSCGSQAGYVLKGEFKGAGNGRAVLLMSSEGQRVISDTVEMKGGKFVFEGEVPDAGWATVVVEPEGKEGVRMMLALENSRIEMRGDWNNLGMDENEELAVLGMQIIGSKNQDVYEQVEGQYKAVKELPEFTKFAEILEKVLETPEILEDTTFYWEYKKGYDVWIARVKKEQLKIMAANPSVEMVAYELGYMKDNMTLEQLEQVFGQFDVKVQQSKWGKAIRESIELRQRIEPGRLAPEFTLARRDSSLVSLADYRGKVVVLDFWASWCRPCRASFPWVREFYEEYREKGVEIIGVSIDENKASWEKALDEERLPWPQVIDEIEKGRSRVGGLYHVLAVPMFVVVDKEGKIVVRAHMEKKELSAVVEKVLGK, encoded by the coding sequence ATGAAAAGCTTTTTAATATTATTGGTGATCAGCGTGTTGTTCTCTTGTGGTAGTCAGGCGGGATACGTGTTGAAAGGGGAGTTTAAGGGAGCGGGTAACGGGCGTGCCGTGTTATTGATGAGTAGTGAAGGTCAGCGGGTGATCAGCGATACGGTGGAAATGAAGGGAGGAAAGTTCGTGTTTGAGGGAGAAGTGCCGGATGCCGGATGGGCAACCGTGGTGGTGGAACCGGAGGGGAAGGAGGGTGTTCGAATGATGTTGGCATTGGAAAATAGCCGGATCGAAATGCGAGGTGATTGGAATAATTTAGGAATGGATGAAAACGAGGAGCTGGCTGTCCTTGGGATGCAAATTATCGGTTCGAAGAATCAAGACGTGTACGAACAAGTGGAGGGGCAGTATAAAGCGGTAAAAGAATTGCCGGAGTTTACAAAATTTGCAGAGATACTAGAAAAGGTGCTGGAAACTCCGGAAATATTGGAAGATACTACTTTTTATTGGGAGTATAAGAAAGGGTATGATGTATGGATTGCACGTGTAAAGAAAGAACAGTTGAAAATAATGGCAGCTAATCCGTCCGTGGAAATGGTGGCTTATGAATTGGGTTATATGAAGGATAATATGACGTTGGAGCAACTGGAGCAGGTTTTCGGGCAGTTCGACGTGAAAGTGCAGCAGAGCAAATGGGGAAAAGCGATTCGGGAAAGTATCGAGTTGCGGCAACGGATTGAACCGGGACGCTTGGCTCCGGAGTTTACACTAGCCCGGCGTGATAGTTCTTTGGTGAGCCTTGCTGATTACCGGGGTAAAGTGGTGGTGCTTGATTTTTGGGCAAGTTGGTGCAGGCCGTGTCGGGCGTCTTTTCCTTGGGTGCGGGAATTTTATGAAGAGTATCGCGAGAAAGGGGTCGAGATTATTGGAGTGAGTATTGATGAGAATAAGGCCTCATGGGAGAAAGCATTGGATGAGGAGAGGTTGCCGTGGCCGCAGGTGATAGATGAAATCGAGAAGGGGAGGTCTCGTGTGGGAGGTTTGTACCACGTGTTGGCCGTGCCGATGTTCGTGGTCGTGGATAAAGAGGGAAAGATCGTGGTGCGAGCCCACATGGAGAAAAAGGAGC
- a CDS encoding RagB/SusD family nutrient uptake outer membrane protein: MKKIYAIITLLGTMILGACSDFLDEATDKSGSAYIYHMDQLYGLMGSIDLYLFNNIDSDTGEGSSSGAYLTEALPLSDAVELSPEFYVYGLLSGEPTTYEAYCWQGETLMTSDWMIWTWTPVWERIYRFNTVLEYLDEVVQTTAAVHDQVEGEARFGRAYYHFMLLTQYCLWDEDKPGIGYRDNAKAGEIPGRETVGYTLEHIYEDLRLAEEALTRAGRTTFDQTRNFRPTVPTVQAFRARVALYRGDYELALANATEALKAHHVLVDFKNEPEYELEEWSWISVLDEEGEPVDEIVISSMFELDDMDVEAVAKYEELYLPNVSWEGLGGTCPISKSFYELWDRENDARWIYFYSSCTPLLMAYANLVELDPETWTEYITHENWQRLKPWNLYSYSRFAGNSLIGMTTAEMYLIKAECEARSGNTGEAAETLRTLRYTRFMDEASAEAGVTGSVQNVLDERLREMGAFWRFFDVKRLNGAEDAGIYVRREILTNPVDLNTRTVLEIAPDDPRWALPFYTFEAEMMGWEQNAGWE, encoded by the coding sequence ATGAAAAAGATATACGCAATTATCACCTTGTTGGGAACCATGATATTGGGGGCGTGTAGTGACTTTTTGGATGAGGCAACGGACAAGTCGGGTAGCGCTTACATTTATCACATGGATCAGCTTTACGGGCTGATGGGAAGTATTGATCTTTATTTGTTTAACAATATAGATTCGGATACGGGGGAAGGATCTTCTTCCGGGGCTTACTTGACGGAAGCGCTACCGCTGTCAGATGCGGTGGAGTTGTCTCCGGAGTTTTACGTGTACGGATTGTTGTCGGGAGAGCCTACGACTTACGAGGCGTATTGTTGGCAAGGGGAGACGTTGATGACGTCGGACTGGATGATATGGACTTGGACTCCGGTTTGGGAACGGATTTATCGTTTCAATACGGTGCTGGAATATTTGGATGAGGTCGTGCAGACGACAGCGGCTGTACACGATCAAGTGGAGGGAGAGGCCCGTTTCGGTAGGGCGTATTACCACTTTATGTTGTTGACGCAATATTGTTTGTGGGATGAAGACAAGCCGGGGATCGGTTATCGGGATAATGCCAAGGCGGGAGAGATTCCGGGACGGGAGACTGTCGGTTACACGTTGGAGCATATTTACGAGGATTTAAGGTTGGCGGAAGAAGCATTGACGAGAGCAGGACGTACGACGTTTGATCAGACGCGTAATTTCCGTCCGACAGTACCGACCGTGCAAGCATTCCGGGCGCGGGTTGCCTTGTACCGGGGGGATTACGAGTTGGCGTTGGCGAATGCGACCGAAGCATTGAAAGCCCATCATGTTCTAGTGGATTTCAAGAACGAACCGGAGTACGAGTTGGAAGAGTGGAGTTGGATTAGCGTGTTAGATGAAGAGGGTGAACCGGTGGATGAGATTGTTATAAGTTCTATGTTTGAGTTGGACGATATGGATGTGGAGGCGGTAGCCAAGTATGAAGAGTTGTACTTACCCAACGTGTCTTGGGAAGGGCTAGGGGGAACTTGTCCGATATCAAAGTCTTTTTATGAACTTTGGGATCGGGAGAATGATGCCCGCTGGATTTATTTCTATAGTTCTTGTACGCCTCTTTTGATGGCTTATGCTAATCTTGTCGAATTGGATCCAGAGACATGGACCGAATATATCACTCATGAAAATTGGCAACGTTTGAAACCTTGGAATTTGTATAGCTATTCACGTTTTGCCGGTAACTCGCTTATCGGGATGACCACGGCCGAGATGTATCTGATCAAGGCTGAGTGCGAGGCTCGAAGTGGCAATACAGGTGAGGCGGCCGAGACGTTGCGAACGTTGAGATACACTCGTTTCATGGACGAGGCGTCTGCCGAGGCCGGGGTTACAGGTAGCGTGCAGAACGTGCTGGATGAGCGGTTACGGGAGATGGGTGCATTCTGGAGATTCTTTGATGTTAAACGTCTGAACGGGGCGGAAGATGCCGGTATTTATGTACGTCGTGAAATTTTGACAAACCCTGTTGATTTGAACACGCGTACCGTATTGGAAATTGCCCCGGATGATCCTCGTTGGGCATTACCGTTCTATACCTTTGAAGCGGAGATGATGGGGTGGGAACAGAATGCCGGTTGGGAATAA
- a CDS encoding SusC/RagA family TonB-linked outer membrane protein: MKKNLYACMDRHRKVMKLILMMKATFILSVLFALQVHAGVYSQQVRLSMNLEKATIKQVIGEIKRNTEFSFVYSDADIAGMECVDVFFKNEPVENILTVCLKGTGLKFAIEEKTIIIWKGTPVKQDVKEERILKGRVVDEKGMPLPGATVILKGTTLGVVADTAGAFNIMLPKEGKHMLVFSFVGMKKQEIPVTDKEFIEVVLEEDREALADVVVTGYQTIAKERATGAYSIVDEETLRKKPTSNLAQALIGLVPGLTVVSAPVDGQVRFAIRGQGTISQVSMGNANFKPDNDPLIVVDGFPISGYRLDSDPFSTINPNDVESVTVLKDAAATSIYGARAANGVIVITTKKGRTGRKLEIAADAYWSVSSRTDLDYLFNMASAENQFRFEELMHKYNPINLASNDPYTKLSSRRRYMSAPFGMLYERDNKKNLSAGDYEAKKQELIELGNREVWKDDLNEYMFQRMMRQQYNVSLRGGSEKLDYAFSASYDDEDSYLQENGKRRILLNLASNARLTKNLTFEFAVSTMFDRDENNGTSIESMRGWLSPWTRLTDDEGNFVHVATSQTVYEPLLMSGEYYAGKTPTDWTYNPAADRKYTDNYSKTMNYRVQGGFEYRTNWGLNMSAKGQYEQRRYTKHVSYEPESFYVRNLYNTYAEPLESGRYVSYFPTGGVFSNEGHTYEAYNLRGQVDYTMIKDKHMFNALVGTEVISATTEADPKVTRYGYNKYTNSVLTELDYVTKRNNIFGVSEYMPFEKLGSLSTLEDRFFSVYANASYTYDDRYSVTASFRTDASNFQAEDVRDKFSPFWSMGASWLISNERFMQEVSWVDQLKLRVSYGIAGVAAGKQGTSSVTTVAVYPGSLVYSGNEAFNTIAARGNNTLTWEKSRTLNIGADVAFFGHKLSGSIEFYNKFSYDVLANTTVPVISQGETSMLLNNAEILNRGIEFTIGSDLPVAGNLIWSGMLNYSYNHNELKKFGYTGPYMPVGPAYVVGHPIGSVGVLKAVGYTPEGYVLLEGKDGTQEIIMDYNSSHSMDYVIPREGETFNDSNWAYYLGTLAPTSSLSFSNQFSWKGLTLSFMITGQFGYYVNTTSSDSFSPASRNSAAYSKRLDKALEVYDEGYANQTSYSELPLYTDSNVDAFRSGETYLATIGAAMYFKSGFVKGDHIRLNEVFLGYDLPENLLAKQGVFSRVNIYAQASNLGLIWSANGKMDPDYPLGSLKPMPVFTFGLRLGFKSW, translated from the coding sequence GAATTCAGTTTCGTGTATAGCGATGCGGATATTGCGGGAATGGAATGTGTGGATGTCTTTTTTAAGAATGAACCTGTTGAGAATATTTTGACAGTATGTCTGAAAGGGACGGGATTGAAGTTCGCAATCGAGGAAAAGACAATTATTATATGGAAGGGTACTCCGGTGAAACAGGATGTGAAAGAGGAAAGAATATTGAAAGGGCGAGTTGTTGATGAGAAAGGGATGCCTCTGCCGGGAGCAACCGTGATATTGAAAGGTACGACGTTAGGAGTTGTTGCGGATACAGCCGGAGCTTTTAATATTATGTTACCGAAGGAGGGAAAGCATATGTTGGTGTTTTCTTTTGTGGGAATGAAAAAGCAGGAGATTCCGGTGACCGATAAGGAATTTATTGAAGTTGTGCTGGAAGAGGATAGAGAGGCATTGGCAGATGTGGTGGTGACGGGATACCAGACGATTGCCAAGGAGCGGGCAACGGGGGCTTATTCGATCGTGGATGAGGAGACGTTAAGGAAGAAACCGACGTCCAATCTTGCACAAGCGTTAATTGGGTTGGTGCCGGGATTAACAGTAGTCAGCGCCCCCGTGGATGGGCAGGTGCGGTTTGCTATTCGGGGGCAGGGTACCATATCGCAAGTCTCTATGGGAAATGCCAATTTTAAGCCGGACAATGATCCGTTGATCGTGGTAGACGGGTTCCCGATCAGTGGCTATAGGCTTGATAGCGACCCGTTTTCAACGATTAACCCGAATGATGTAGAATCGGTGACGGTGTTGAAAGATGCGGCGGCAACTTCTATCTACGGTGCACGTGCTGCCAACGGGGTGATCGTGATCACCACGAAAAAGGGACGAACGGGGAGAAAGTTGGAGATTGCGGCAGATGCGTACTGGTCTGTGAGTTCACGGACAGATTTGGACTATTTGTTCAATATGGCTTCAGCGGAGAATCAATTCCGATTCGAGGAATTGATGCATAAATATAATCCGATTAATCTTGCAAGTAATGATCCTTACACGAAACTTTCCTCCCGGAGGCGATATATGTCGGCTCCATTCGGTATGCTATACGAACGGGATAATAAAAAGAATCTCTCTGCGGGAGATTATGAGGCTAAAAAACAGGAGCTTATCGAATTAGGAAACCGGGAGGTGTGGAAAGATGATTTGAACGAGTATATGTTCCAGCGGATGATGCGTCAGCAATATAACGTGTCGTTGCGGGGAGGTTCAGAGAAGTTGGATTACGCATTCTCGGCTTCTTATGATGATGAAGATAGTTACTTGCAAGAAAATGGCAAGCGACGTATATTGTTGAACTTGGCGAGTAATGCCCGGTTGACGAAGAACTTGACGTTCGAGTTTGCGGTGAGTACTATGTTTGATCGGGATGAGAACAATGGGACGAGCATTGAAAGTATGCGGGGGTGGCTTAGTCCGTGGACGAGACTGACGGATGACGAGGGAAATTTCGTACACGTGGCAACCTCTCAGACGGTATATGAGCCTTTGTTGATGTCGGGGGAATATTATGCAGGAAAAACTCCGACGGACTGGACGTACAATCCTGCTGCCGACCGGAAATACACGGATAACTATTCGAAAACGATGAATTACAGGGTACAGGGAGGTTTTGAATACCGGACAAATTGGGGATTGAACATGAGTGCCAAGGGACAATATGAACAGCGAAGATATACCAAGCACGTGTCTTACGAGCCGGAATCGTTTTACGTGAGAAATTTGTATAACACGTATGCCGAGCCGTTAGAGTCCGGGAGGTATGTTTCTTATTTCCCGACCGGGGGCGTGTTTTCCAACGAGGGACACACGTATGAGGCTTATAATTTGCGCGGGCAGGTGGACTATACGATGATAAAAGATAAACATATGTTCAATGCCTTGGTGGGGACGGAGGTTATTTCCGCCACGACGGAGGCTGATCCGAAAGTGACACGCTACGGGTATAACAAATACACTAATTCCGTGTTGACAGAGTTGGATTACGTGACGAAACGGAATAATATTTTCGGGGTATCCGAGTATATGCCTTTCGAGAAATTGGGAAGTCTGTCAACATTGGAGGATCGCTTTTTCTCGGTGTATGCGAATGCATCATACACTTATGACGATCGTTATTCGGTGACTGCCAGTTTCCGTACGGATGCGTCCAATTTTCAAGCGGAAGACGTGCGTGATAAATTCTCCCCGTTTTGGTCGATGGGAGCTAGTTGGTTGATTTCGAACGAACGTTTCATGCAAGAGGTCTCTTGGGTGGATCAGTTGAAGTTGCGGGTATCATATGGTATTGCGGGTGTGGCAGCCGGTAAACAGGGAACGTCCAGTGTGACGACGGTGGCTGTATATCCGGGTAGCTTGGTTTATTCTGGTAACGAGGCTTTTAATACGATCGCTGCACGCGGAAACAACACGTTGACATGGGAAAAGTCGAGGACGCTGAATATCGGGGCGGACGTGGCGTTTTTCGGGCATAAGTTGAGCGGTAGCATAGAGTTTTATAACAAGTTTTCGTACGATGTACTGGCGAACACGACGGTGCCGGTGATTTCACAGGGAGAGACATCCATGTTGTTGAATAATGCAGAGATATTGAACAGAGGAATCGAGTTTACCATCGGTTCGGATCTTCCGGTAGCGGGAAATTTGATTTGGAGCGGGATGTTGAATTATTCCTATAATCACAATGAGTTGAAAAAATTCGGTTACACGGGGCCTTATATGCCGGTGGGACCTGCATACGTGGTAGGACACCCGATCGGTTCTGTGGGAGTGCTGAAAGCGGTGGGGTACACGCCGGAAGGTTACGTGTTGTTGGAAGGGAAAGACGGTACACAAGAGATCATTATGGATTATAATTCTTCGCATTCGATGGATTACGTGATACCTCGGGAAGGAGAGACGTTTAATGATAGTAATTGGGCTTATTATTTGGGAACGTTGGCCCCGACGAGTTCATTAAGTTTTAGTAACCAGTTTAGCTGGAAAGGATTGACACTCTCTTTCATGATCACGGGGCAGTTTGGTTATTATGTCAATACGACTTCTTCTGACAGTTTTTCACCTGCTAGTAGAAACTCGGCGGCCTATTCTAAACGCTTGGACAAGGCTTTGGAGGTATATGATGAAGGATATGCCAATCAGACGTCTTATTCTGAGTTGCCGCTTTACACGGATAGTAATGTGGATGCATTCCGGAGTGGAGAGACATATTTGGCCACGATAGGGGCAGCGATGTATTTTAAGAGCGGTTTCGTGAAAGGCGATCATATTCGCTTGAATGAAGTGTTCTTGGGATATGATCTACCGGAAAACCTGTTAGCAAAACAAGGGGTGTTCAGTCGGGTGAATATTTACGCGCAAGCAAGTAATTTGGGGCTAATTTGGAGTGCTAACGGGAAGATGGATCCCGATTATCCTCTTGGAAGTTTGAAACCAATGCCCGTGTTCACGTTTGGGTTGCGACTCGGTTTTAAGAGTTGGTAG